A single Cryomorphaceae bacterium DNA region contains:
- a CDS encoding cystathionine gamma-synthase, which yields MKFGTKAIHAGVEPDEGTGAIMTPIFQTSTYVQASPGDHKGFEYSRTQNPTRQALEASLAALENGKHGLAFGSGLAAIDAVIKLLEPGDEVVSTNDLYGGTYRIFTKIFEKYGIVFHFVPMGDLDEVRAAINDKTKLLWTETPTNPMMNVVDIAKLSELAKAHDLMLAVDNTFATPYLQNPLDLGADIVMHSVTKYLGGHSDVVMGALVVKDDELNERLAFIQNSSGAVPGPQDSFLVLRGIKTLHLRVQRHCENGAKVAHFLKTQAQVDKVYWPGFEDHPNHDVAASQMRDFGGMVSFSLVGDRLEDAFKLVSSTKYFTLAESLGGVESLIGHPASMTHAAIPAEERAKTGVVDSLIRLSVGIEDADDLIEDLRQAFAQLGA from the coding sequence ATGAAATTCGGGACAAAAGCGATTCACGCCGGTGTAGAGCCGGACGAAGGCACAGGAGCCATCATGACGCCAATCTTTCAAACCTCGACCTATGTACAGGCGAGTCCAGGCGACCACAAGGGCTTTGAATATTCACGGACGCAGAACCCAACGCGGCAAGCCCTTGAAGCGAGCTTGGCTGCCCTTGAAAATGGAAAGCACGGATTGGCTTTTGGTAGCGGATTGGCTGCCATTGATGCGGTTATCAAGCTTCTGGAGCCCGGAGATGAAGTGGTTTCGACCAATGACCTTTACGGAGGAACCTACCGGATCTTCACCAAGATCTTTGAGAAGTATGGCATTGTGTTCCACTTCGTCCCCATGGGTGACTTGGATGAGGTGCGCGCTGCCATCAATGATAAAACGAAGCTGCTCTGGACGGAAACACCCACCAACCCCATGATGAACGTGGTGGATATCGCCAAGCTTTCGGAGCTCGCGAAAGCGCATGACCTAATGCTGGCCGTGGACAACACTTTTGCCACGCCATACCTCCAGAATCCGCTCGACTTAGGAGCGGACATTGTCATGCATTCGGTGACCAAGTATTTAGGCGGACATTCTGATGTGGTCATGGGTGCGCTTGTCGTGAAGGATGACGAGTTGAACGAACGTTTGGCCTTCATTCAGAACAGTTCAGGGGCGGTTCCTGGACCCCAAGATTCCTTCTTGGTTTTACGCGGGATTAAGACGCTCCACCTGCGTGTACAGCGTCATTGCGAGAACGGAGCTAAAGTTGCTCATTTCTTGAAAACACAGGCTCAAGTGGACAAGGTGTATTGGCCAGGCTTCGAAGACCACCCAAACCACGACGTCGCTGCGAGTCAAATGCGAGATTTTGGGGGAATGGTTTCGTTTTCCCTCGTAGGTGACCGACTCGAAGATGCCTTCAAATTGGTTTCATCGACGAAGTATTTTACTCTTGCCGAATCCCTCGGTGGTGTGGAAAGCCTAATTGGACACCCAGCAAGTATGACCCATGCGGCAATTCCCGCTGAAGAGCGCGCAAAAACCGGGGTCGTAGACTCACTTATTCGTTTGAGCGTTGGTATTGAAGACGCCGATGATTTGATTGAAGATTTACGCCAAGCATTTGCTCAGCTTGGCGCCTAA
- a CDS encoding nicotinate-nucleotide adenylyltransferase translates to MKKVGLYFGSYNPIHMGHLVIAQFMQAYSELDEVWLVVTPHNPFKKKANLLDDRARFHLVRLALEAHPNLRATDVEFSLPQPSYTADTLAHLKEQHPDHEFGLIMGGDNLANLHKWKNAEYLIEHYPIYVYPRPESGEGPYSNHQNVRIVEAPLMDLSSSFIRKAIAEGKDVSAMVPPATWQEIQLMHYYE, encoded by the coding sequence ATGAAAAAAGTAGGGCTATACTTCGGCAGCTACAACCCGATTCACATGGGCCATTTGGTCATTGCCCAGTTCATGCAAGCCTACAGTGAGTTAGACGAAGTCTGGTTGGTGGTCACCCCGCACAACCCTTTCAAGAAAAAAGCCAATTTACTCGACGATCGCGCGCGCTTTCATTTAGTCCGTTTGGCCCTGGAAGCGCATCCCAACTTGCGGGCGACAGATGTTGAATTCAGCTTGCCTCAACCTAGTTATACGGCGGACACTTTGGCTCATTTAAAAGAGCAACATCCCGACCATGAATTTGGACTCATCATGGGTGGGGACAACTTGGCCAACCTGCACAAGTGGAAGAATGCGGAGTATCTGATCGAACACTACCCCATTTACGTGTACCCTCGCCCAGAAAGCGGTGAAGGACCTTATTCCAATCACCAAAATGTCCGTATTGTAGAAGCTCCGCTGATGGACTTATCGAGCAGTTTCATCCGCAAGGCGATTGCGGAAGGAAAGGACGTATCGGCCATGGTTCCCCCAGCCACTTGGCAGGAGATCCAATTGATGCACTATTACGAATAA
- a CDS encoding HAMP domain-containing histidine kinase, giving the protein MSRNIYAEKNRWKWVLFVIALSIGAVTMWYTNNFVRKLREVERQKVRLWAEASKLLANVGDNDEYLGFVFQVIRDNKTVPVILTDAEGNINGWNNLDTNKVQRPGYLENELEEMKAEQEPIEIEYLEGERVYIYYKDSLLLQQLQWYPLVILLVMTLFILIAYYAFSTSRRLEQNRVWAGMAKETAHQIGTPLSSLLGWIEILRTQEVPEDMLGEMEKDVHRLNVITDRFSKIGSMPTIRPEDIVATTESAMQYLKARSGRKVDFEFNTPEITESVQVPLNVPLYEWVIENLIRNAIDAMAGAGKICITVRDKGKQVQIDVQDSGKGIKSTQWKTVFNPGFTTKKRGWGLGLSLARRIIVDYHGGRIFIVRSEKDKGTTFRIVLNK; this is encoded by the coding sequence ATGTCTCGGAACATTTACGCCGAAAAAAACCGCTGGAAATGGGTGCTCTTTGTGATTGCCCTATCCATTGGTGCGGTTACGATGTGGTACACCAACAACTTCGTGCGAAAGCTTCGCGAAGTCGAGCGCCAGAAGGTTCGCCTGTGGGCTGAGGCCTCCAAGTTGCTCGCCAACGTCGGAGACAACGATGAATACCTGGGCTTCGTTTTCCAGGTCATCCGCGACAACAAAACCGTTCCCGTTATCCTGACCGATGCCGAAGGAAACATCAATGGATGGAACAACCTCGACACCAATAAGGTCCAGCGTCCCGGCTACCTCGAAAACGAACTCGAGGAAATGAAGGCCGAACAAGAGCCCATCGAAATCGAGTACCTCGAAGGGGAACGGGTCTATATCTACTACAAAGACAGCCTCCTACTCCAGCAGCTTCAGTGGTATCCCTTGGTCATCCTCTTGGTCATGACCCTCTTTATTCTCATCGCCTATTACGCCTTCAGCACCTCGAGACGATTGGAGCAAAACCGAGTCTGGGCAGGAATGGCGAAAGAAACAGCTCACCAAATTGGCACCCCACTCAGTTCCTTATTGGGATGGATTGAAATTCTGCGCACCCAAGAAGTGCCGGAGGACATGTTGGGCGAGATGGAAAAGGATGTTCATCGCCTAAACGTGATTACTGATCGTTTTTCCAAGATTGGATCTATGCCGACGATCCGACCTGAGGACATTGTTGCCACCACCGAAAGCGCGATGCAATACCTCAAAGCGCGTTCGGGCCGCAAAGTGGACTTCGAGTTCAATACGCCTGAGATCACCGAAAGCGTCCAAGTGCCTTTGAACGTTCCACTGTACGAGTGGGTCATCGAGAACCTCATTCGCAACGCCATTGACGCGATGGCGGGAGCGGGTAAGATTTGCATCACGGTCCGAGACAAGGGCAAGCAGGTACAAATCGACGTGCAAGACAGCGGTAAGGGGATCAAAAGCACCCAATGGAAAACTGTTTTCAACCCCGGCTTCACGACCAAGAAACGCGGTTGGGGTCTTGGATTATCCCTAGCTCGCCGCATCATCGTGGACTACCACGGAGGACGCATCTTCATCGTCCGCTCTGAAAAAGACAAAGGCACCACCTTCCGCATCGTTCTGAACAAGTGA
- a CDS encoding AsmA family protein, with amino-acid sequence MRIVRKILTVLLILMVLALAGGWIITTQYGDQLVGRVTQALNDQLRTEVTVEEIDLTLWRRFPNAALRFQNVFIPVPESSDTLIAVDDLYLEVNLFNLIRGQYIVDGLTLSSGVAYPDRDPWGRPNYLILKATENETEADFQLDLQKVRLNNMRVRYTDRANELIFEGTGLDADVSGNFSAGRFELETSGKGQLVQTQFQETSLPTALPLSWSLRLDVSGDTVLVDRANLEVDGMPFKANGGYRPELVDLYLTGDDLNLEHLLSRLPERFTDHFQGYEAQGTFYFRAHLMGDPQKRPRLYADFHVNNGRLYDPSSKQTLQDLEIEGRYDDGAGQASSAVLELTEFSGTAQGSTFLGTFSMSGFESPLIKAELKADLDLEQISAFLPPTLSRELYGSAQLDLNFENRFYRLDEVQQRDLVGAKMNGSLELNSVQWTTDYLKHPVQGLTGRFTFTNRDLRIERCSGRVSESDFEITGYFRNTLAYALIPGEPVALEAEFKSQNLQLDDLLADSESESEYSLELSPRVSYDLNVDVANLGFEKFTAQNIRGRFIQKAGVLRAQPLTFQAVDGSFKGRMVVNGRDPQDLQVLVDAEVTDIDIRRLFDEFNNFGQTTLASDNLRGRTDASIQFNSYWSPQLVADLDRLTTTADLTIRNGALIGFEPLKALGDFVEVEELENVEFQTLRNRIEIRRQTILIPDMSINSSALDFAGNGTHTFDNQIDYHVRMRLSDVLVRKQQKERPDLEEHYVFEDSAPGPLLFLTMTGDVYSPTIKYDAKSASKNIAAEFKNEGQEIKEAFQSEFKPDTTTDKTQEEPDFIIEWNEEEEPDTLNSPNFYDF; translated from the coding sequence ATGCGCATCGTCCGTAAAATCCTTACCGTCCTCCTGATCCTGATGGTTCTTGCCCTCGCGGGTGGATGGATCATCACGACCCAATATGGCGATCAGCTTGTCGGCCGGGTCACGCAGGCCTTGAATGACCAGCTTCGGACCGAGGTCACCGTAGAGGAAATCGACTTGACGCTTTGGCGCCGCTTCCCCAATGCCGCACTGCGTTTCCAAAACGTCTTTATACCCGTTCCCGAATCGAGCGATACGCTGATTGCGGTGGACGATCTGTATTTAGAAGTCAACCTCTTCAACCTCATTCGCGGGCAGTACATCGTCGACGGACTCACGCTGAGTTCGGGCGTCGCCTACCCCGACCGTGACCCTTGGGGCCGGCCTAATTATTTGATCCTCAAAGCCACGGAGAACGAGACCGAAGCAGACTTTCAATTGGACTTGCAAAAGGTCCGCCTCAACAATATGCGAGTGCGTTACACGGATCGGGCCAACGAACTCATTTTTGAAGGCACTGGTCTGGACGCAGACGTCAGCGGAAACTTCAGTGCGGGTCGTTTTGAGCTCGAAACCTCTGGAAAGGGGCAGCTTGTCCAGACGCAATTTCAAGAGACCTCATTGCCCACCGCTTTGCCTTTGTCTTGGAGCCTACGGCTCGATGTTTCTGGCGATACCGTCCTCGTTGATCGAGCCAACCTCGAAGTGGACGGGATGCCCTTTAAGGCGAACGGCGGATATCGACCCGAATTGGTCGACCTCTACTTGACCGGTGACGACCTAAACCTGGAGCACCTTCTTTCGCGCTTGCCGGAACGCTTTACGGACCACTTCCAAGGATATGAAGCGCAGGGCACTTTTTACTTCCGCGCGCACCTGATGGGCGACCCCCAAAAGCGCCCGAGGTTATACGCCGATTTTCACGTCAACAACGGAAGACTGTATGACCCCTCGAGCAAACAGACCCTCCAAGACCTCGAAATTGAAGGTCGCTACGACGACGGTGCCGGTCAGGCGAGCAGCGCCGTCTTGGAACTCACCGAATTCAGCGGTACGGCACAAGGATCTACCTTTCTGGGAACATTTAGCATGAGTGGATTTGAGTCGCCTTTGATCAAAGCTGAACTCAAGGCGGATTTGGATCTGGAACAGATCAGTGCTTTTTTGCCACCGACACTCAGCCGAGAACTCTACGGTTCCGCTCAGCTCGACTTGAATTTTGAAAACCGATTCTACCGACTTGACGAGGTTCAACAACGCGACTTGGTCGGAGCCAAGATGAACGGTTCGTTGGAGCTCAACAGTGTTCAATGGACCACCGACTACCTCAAACATCCGGTGCAAGGTCTAACGGGCCGCTTTACCTTCACCAACCGAGATTTGAGAATTGAGCGCTGTAGTGGACGGGTATCGGAAAGCGACTTCGAGATCACGGGATACTTCCGAAATACCCTGGCGTATGCCTTGATACCAGGTGAACCCGTGGCCCTAGAGGCTGAATTTAAGAGTCAGAATCTTCAGCTCGATGATCTACTCGCCGACAGTGAAAGTGAGTCGGAGTATTCCTTAGAACTCTCGCCTCGCGTATCGTACGATTTGAACGTCGATGTGGCCAATCTCGGCTTCGAGAAATTCACGGCTCAGAACATCCGCGGTCGCTTCATCCAAAAGGCTGGAGTACTGCGCGCACAACCCCTGACTTTCCAGGCGGTTGACGGTTCGTTCAAAGGACGTATGGTCGTGAACGGCCGGGACCCGCAAGATCTTCAAGTCCTTGTGGACGCTGAGGTCACCGATATCGACATTCGACGTCTCTTCGATGAATTCAACAACTTCGGCCAGACTACCTTGGCCAGCGATAATCTTCGCGGGCGAACCGATGCCTCTATTCAGTTCAATTCCTACTGGTCACCGCAACTCGTAGCGGACCTCGATCGTTTGACCACGACGGCTGACTTGACCATTCGCAACGGTGCTCTGATTGGGTTTGAGCCGCTCAAGGCTCTAGGTGACTTTGTGGAAGTTGAAGAATTGGAGAATGTGGAGTTCCAGACCTTGCGAAACCGCATTGAGATTCGACGTCAAACCATATTGATTCCCGACATGAGCATCAATTCTTCGGCGTTGGACTTCGCTGGAAATGGAACGCACACCTTTGACAATCAGATCGACTACCACGTGCGCATGCGCCTGAGTGATGTCCTCGTCCGCAAACAGCAGAAGGAACGACCCGACCTCGAAGAGCACTACGTTTTCGAAGATTCCGCCCCAGGCCCACTTTTGTTCTTGACCATGACCGGTGACGTCTACAGTCCAACGATTAAGTACGACGCTAAATCCGCCAGTAAGAACATCGCCGCCGAATTCAAGAATGAAGGCCAGGAAATCAAAGAGGCTTTTCAAAGCGAATTCAAGCCCGATACCACGACGGACAAAACTCAAGAGGAGCCCGATTTCATCATTGAATGGAATGAGGAGGAAGAGCCAGACACCCTCAACTCCCCCAATTTTTACGACTTTTAA
- a CDS encoding YicC family protein codes for MVLSMTGFGKASNRFGNKKITVEIRSLNSKGIDINTRLPQVYREKDLELRNRASGELVRGKVDLSVFVESEGADSGHQLNAELIKSYYGQLKALADELGDSSDLMTAVLRFPEVLQSEREELSEDEWRALEETLKEAMVRLTEHRAEEGRAMDQDLRGNVAFIEEQLMAIEPLETERKEAVRERLRKNLDDLKEKVDENRFEQELIYYLEKFDINEEKVRLRKHCSYFLSILNEEKSQGKKLGFIAQEMGREINTIGSKANHAGIQKHVVQMKDVLEQIKELVLNCL; via the coding sequence ATGGTGCTATCGATGACGGGCTTCGGAAAAGCCTCGAATAGGTTTGGAAATAAGAAGATTACGGTTGAAATCCGTTCGCTAAACAGCAAGGGAATCGACATCAATACACGACTTCCGCAGGTCTATCGTGAGAAAGACCTAGAGCTGCGCAATCGAGCGTCTGGCGAGTTGGTTCGAGGTAAGGTCGATCTGAGCGTTTTTGTGGAATCTGAAGGAGCGGACTCGGGTCATCAATTGAATGCCGAACTGATCAAGTCTTACTACGGCCAGTTGAAGGCCTTGGCCGATGAGCTCGGAGATTCCAGCGACCTGATGACCGCCGTGTTGCGCTTCCCAGAGGTACTGCAAAGCGAGCGGGAGGAACTCAGTGAAGATGAATGGAGGGCATTGGAAGAGACCCTGAAGGAGGCCATGGTTCGATTGACGGAGCATCGGGCCGAAGAGGGACGCGCCATGGATCAAGATTTGCGCGGCAACGTGGCCTTCATTGAGGAGCAACTCATGGCTATTGAGCCTTTGGAAACCGAGCGGAAGGAAGCCGTCCGTGAACGACTGCGGAAAAACTTGGATGACCTTAAAGAAAAGGTGGACGAGAATCGCTTTGAGCAAGAACTCATCTACTACCTCGAAAAGTTCGACATCAACGAAGAGAAGGTGCGTTTGCGGAAACACTGCAGTTACTTCTTGAGTATTCTGAATGAAGAGAAAAGCCAGGGCAAGAAGCTCGGGTTTATCGCTCAAGAGATGGGTCGCGAAATCAACACCATCGGCTCCAAAGCCAATCACGCGGGCATTCAAAAACACGTGGTTCAGATGAAGGATGTCCTGGAACAAATCAAAGAACTGGTTCTCAACTGCCTCTAA
- a CDS encoding RNA-binding S4 domain-containing protein yields the protein MDRPNKNRRPAGKPGSDRRKSNSDNSPRGRKPGGRSNRPGGKKFEDRPRREGEDRRPKRDGEDRRPKRDGEDRRPKRAGGERRDDRPRRDGAFKSRPNAWRGGNQKGKPFRKPRPKKDESKGSADTRLNKYLAHAGVASRREADNLIATGLVQVNGKVVTEMGYKVQPNDEVRFNNERISPEKKVYVLLNKPKDFITTVDDPQNRKTVMQLVQGHGPERIYPVGRLDRMTTGLLMFTNDGDLAKRLTHPRYNVRKVYHVVLDQTLKPNHLDDIRKGIKLEDGPIAADEISYIESAASRKEVGIEIHSGRNRIVRRIFEHLGYKVVRLDRVVFANLTKRNLKRGQWRFLTREELQRMAMMSKPK from the coding sequence ATGGATCGCCCAAACAAGAACCGCAGGCCCGCAGGTAAGCCCGGATCCGACCGAAGAAAAAGCAACAGCGACAATAGCCCTCGTGGCCGCAAGCCAGGTGGTCGCTCAAATCGCCCCGGAGGTAAGAAATTTGAAGATCGTCCTCGCCGTGAAGGCGAAGATCGTCGACCCAAAAGAGACGGAGAAGATCGCCGACCCAAGAGAGACGGAGAAGATCGTCGACCCAAGAGAGCGGGTGGTGAGCGCAGAGATGATCGCCCACGTCGCGATGGAGCCTTCAAATCCAGACCCAATGCATGGCGCGGTGGCAATCAGAAAGGAAAACCTTTCCGAAAGCCCAGACCTAAAAAAGACGAATCGAAGGGAAGTGCCGATACCCGTTTGAATAAATATCTAGCGCATGCTGGAGTAGCATCGCGCCGTGAGGCGGATAACCTTATTGCCACTGGACTGGTCCAAGTTAATGGCAAGGTGGTGACCGAGATGGGATATAAAGTGCAGCCCAATGATGAGGTGCGCTTCAACAATGAGCGTATTTCGCCAGAAAAGAAGGTGTATGTGCTCTTGAATAAACCGAAGGATTTCATCACCACGGTGGATGATCCTCAGAACCGCAAAACGGTCATGCAGCTCGTCCAAGGCCACGGGCCGGAGCGCATCTATCCGGTGGGACGATTGGATCGTATGACTACGGGACTCTTGATGTTTACCAACGACGGTGATTTGGCCAAGCGTTTGACGCACCCGCGGTACAATGTGCGCAAAGTGTATCACGTCGTGCTCGATCAAACCCTCAAGCCGAACCATTTGGACGACATCCGAAAGGGCATCAAGCTCGAAGACGGACCAATTGCTGCGGATGAGATCAGCTACATTGAATCAGCGGCAAGCCGCAAGGAAGTGGGAATTGAAATCCACAGTGGACGTAACCGAATTGTGCGCCGAATCTTTGAGCATTTGGGATACAAGGTTGTTCGTTTGGACCGGGTCGTCTTTGCCAATTTGACCAAACGCAACCTCAAGCGCGGTCAGTGGCGATTCCTCACCCGCGAAGAATTGCAGCGTATGGCCATGATGAGTAAGCCAAAATGA
- a CDS encoding TrkA family potassium uptake protein yields MNEHKFAVVGLGYFGSAIARILSGRGAEVLAIDSSEERVEAIKNEVAHAVMMDATDRKALEAQGVADLDAVVVAIGENFEGLLLCTYALQEIGVKRIIARASGPNQRQILEKMGLEDILSPEMEVGASVAENLLNPNVLMCMTLPDDFEIVEVKPPRQIVNRSLADIGLRKKYRLNVVTILREEKVVRKGEQVCEQHILGVPTSDTVVHSTDTLVLFGLTKNIEKFIEINR; encoded by the coding sequence ATGAATGAACACAAGTTTGCAGTAGTAGGACTGGGCTATTTTGGCTCGGCTATCGCCCGAATCCTCTCCGGCCGTGGAGCGGAAGTTCTGGCCATTGATTCTAGTGAAGAACGCGTCGAGGCCATCAAGAATGAGGTAGCACACGCCGTGATGATGGACGCCACGGACCGAAAAGCCTTAGAGGCCCAAGGGGTAGCTGATTTGGATGCTGTGGTGGTAGCCATTGGTGAAAACTTTGAAGGGCTACTGTTGTGTACGTATGCGCTTCAAGAGATTGGTGTAAAGCGAATTATAGCGAGAGCATCTGGTCCGAATCAACGTCAGATTCTGGAAAAAATGGGGCTAGAGGACATCTTATCGCCTGAGATGGAAGTAGGAGCCAGCGTGGCTGAGAACCTGCTCAACCCAAATGTACTCATGTGCATGACTCTTCCGGATGACTTTGAGATTGTCGAGGTCAAGCCTCCGAGACAAATCGTGAATCGATCCTTGGCGGACATCGGCTTGCGGAAGAAATACCGACTCAATGTAGTGACCATATTGCGCGAAGAGAAGGTGGTTCGCAAAGGCGAACAAGTTTGCGAACAGCACATCCTCGGAGTTCCTACATCGGACACCGTGGTCCATTCGACGGATACGCTCGTGCTCTTTGGACTGACCAAGAACATCGAGAAGTTTATCGAGATCAATCGATAA
- a CDS encoding EamA family transporter, translating to MPNRYRAHIALFVVNLIYGINYTVAKDVMPTYIEPLGFILIRVTGAVALFWLVSALFPRERIARKDYPRLILCGVFGVAANQMLFFEGLNLTTPINAAIIMTSNPVLVLIMSALLIRERITWVKILGILLGATGAIMLIAGDGAIDLLDNDKHFGNFLVFLNATSYALYLVVVKPLMNTYSPITVIKWVFTFGLLMVAPFGWNQLSGVEWGTMPPEIYGAVAFVVLGTTFLAYLLNTYALKTVNPSVVSIYIYLQPALAAIFALAVGSDRLTPIMLASAAMIFTGVYLVSRRPNRASRREAQIE from the coding sequence GTGCCTAATAGGTATCGCGCTCATATTGCCCTCTTTGTTGTCAACCTCATCTACGGCATCAACTATACCGTGGCCAAGGATGTCATGCCCACCTACATAGAGCCTCTTGGCTTTATTCTGATTCGAGTTACGGGGGCCGTGGCCTTGTTTTGGTTGGTGAGCGCACTCTTCCCGAGGGAGCGCATTGCTCGAAAGGATTACCCACGCCTCATCCTATGTGGGGTTTTTGGGGTAGCGGCCAATCAAATGCTCTTTTTTGAAGGGCTCAACTTGACCACACCGATCAACGCGGCGATCATCATGACCAGTAACCCCGTTCTGGTTCTCATCATGTCTGCCCTCCTCATTCGCGAGCGCATCACTTGGGTGAAAATCTTGGGTATTCTCCTCGGTGCAACAGGAGCCATTATGCTGATTGCTGGTGACGGGGCCATAGACCTTCTAGACAACGACAAACACTTTGGAAACTTCTTGGTCTTCCTGAACGCTACGAGCTACGCCTTGTACTTGGTAGTGGTTAAGCCCCTAATGAATACCTATTCACCCATTACGGTGATTAAATGGGTCTTCACTTTTGGTCTTTTGATGGTGGCGCCCTTTGGTTGGAATCAACTATCGGGAGTGGAATGGGGAACCATGCCTCCAGAGATTTACGGAGCGGTTGCTTTCGTGGTGCTTGGAACAACCTTCCTCGCCTATTTACTGAACACCTATGCGCTCAAAACCGTAAATCCTTCAGTAGTCTCCATCTACATCTACCTCCAGCCGGCCTTGGCGGCCATTTTCGCCCTAGCCGTGGGAAGCGACCGCCTAACGCCGATCATGCTGGCCAGTGCTGCGATGATCTTTACCGGCGTGTATTTGGTGAGTCGGAGGCCAAATCGCGCATCGCGCCGTGAGGCGCAAATCGAATAA
- the gmk gene encoding guanylate kinase, whose amino-acid sequence MSGKAVIFSAPSGSGKTTIVRELMKRMPGRFGFSISATSRDPRGQEQHGVDYYFLSSEDFRAGIARDEFLEHEEVYADTFYGTLKSEVDRLHGEGKAVLFDIDVVGGVNLKKYFGNEARSMFIMAPSRADLEQRLRGRGTESEEQVQKRLAKADLELSYRDQFDHVIVNDDLERAVSEVEGILRDFLDS is encoded by the coding sequence ATGAGCGGGAAAGCCGTCATATTCAGCGCCCCATCAGGCTCAGGCAAAACGACCATCGTTCGCGAATTGATGAAGCGTATGCCAGGCCGTTTTGGATTCTCCATTTCGGCGACCAGCCGCGATCCTCGTGGGCAAGAACAGCATGGTGTGGACTACTACTTTTTGTCTTCTGAAGATTTTCGAGCGGGCATTGCTCGGGACGAATTTCTCGAGCATGAAGAGGTATATGCCGACACCTTTTACGGAACCCTGAAGAGTGAGGTGGATCGCTTGCACGGAGAAGGAAAAGCCGTCTTATTCGACATTGACGTCGTGGGTGGTGTGAACCTCAAAAAGTACTTCGGCAATGAGGCTCGTTCGATGTTTATTATGGCGCCCTCACGGGCCGATTTAGAACAGCGCTTGAGGGGACGTGGAACCGAATCCGAAGAGCAAGTTCAAAAACGTCTGGCCAAGGCTGATTTAGAATTGAGCTACCGGGATCAATTTGATCATGTCATCGTCAACGATGACTTGGAACGTGCGGTGTCAGAGGTCGAGGGGATTCTTCGTGATTTCTTGGATTCATGA
- the purQ gene encoding phosphoribosylformylglycinamidine synthase subunit PurQ, translating to MKFGVVIFPGSNCDQDMIYVLRSFGHEVVELWHKDHDLQGVDFIMLPGGFSYGDYLRSGAIARFSPIMNEVIDFANKGGYVMGVCNGFQVLCEAGLLPGTLMHNPSHKFICKNIYLKPQSGTALPSAELKSSDVLEIPIAHGEGNYFADEATLKAINENDQVMFRYCDATGDMNAGSNPNGSAENIAGVCNEGKNVFGMMPHPERAADANLGNTDGRRIFESILSGILEEA from the coding sequence ATGAAGTTCGGTGTAGTCATTTTTCCAGGTTCAAATTGTGATCAAGACATGATTTACGTGCTCCGCAGTTTCGGGCACGAAGTTGTTGAACTTTGGCACAAGGATCATGATTTACAAGGCGTCGATTTCATCATGCTACCCGGGGGCTTTAGCTACGGAGATTACTTGCGTTCGGGTGCGATCGCTCGTTTTTCACCCATCATGAACGAAGTCATTGACTTCGCCAACAAAGGTGGATATGTCATGGGTGTGTGTAACGGATTCCAAGTGCTTTGCGAAGCAGGTTTGTTGCCTGGAACGCTCATGCACAACCCTTCTCACAAGTTCATTTGCAAGAACATTTACCTGAAGCCTCAAAGCGGAACGGCTCTGCCTTCAGCGGAATTGAAAAGCAGTGATGTTCTGGAGATTCCCATTGCCCATGGCGAAGGGAACTACTTCGCTGACGAGGCGACCCTAAAGGCCATCAATGAGAATGACCAAGTCATGTTCCGTTACTGTGATGCTACTGGAGACATGAACGCCGGAAGCAATCCGAACGGGTCAGCAGAAAACATTGCAGGGGTATGTAACGAGGGTAAAAATGTCTTTGGGATGATGCCTCATCCAGAGCGCGCCGCCGACGCAAACTTGGGCAATACGGACGGTCGTCGAATCTTCGAGTCCATCTTGAGCGGAATTCTCGAAGAAGCCTAA